The following proteins are encoded in a genomic region of Brachypodium distachyon strain Bd21 chromosome 1, Brachypodium_distachyon_v3.0, whole genome shotgun sequence:
- the LOC100826504 gene encoding serine/threonine-protein kinase GRIK1: protein MADLTDLGCCSCFSFLRKPSVKVGRPRETDGILSQDLLKRQSSEDLDGSFYTGDDPDRSFYNGNDLDRSFYNGDDPDRSFYDRDGTDYVHESDDEPPRKRSEDIILSRAQSGFACRESLVKETKKVFRSEDELGNKMINQYVHLGKIGAGSYGKVVLYRNIKDGKLYAVKVLNKPYMMKVRVVRSETAMSDVLREVSLMKMLDHPNVVNLIEVIDDPNTDKFYMVLEYVEGKMVCDNGLGEATSRKYLRDIIAGVIYLHSHNIIHGDIKPDNLLVTSTGNVKIGDFSVSQIFEDDDDLLWRSPGTPVFTAPECCQGSAYHGRAADTWAVGVTLYCMITGHYPFLGDTLQETYDKIVNDPVEIPDDMNPQLADLLQKILCKDPGDRITLLAAAEHPWVAGDEGPVREYFCRCGFGRRKRIDFQETVQ, encoded by the exons ATGGCAGACCTAACGGACTTGGGCTGCTGTAGTTGTTTTAGCTTTTTAAGGAAGCCCAGTGTAAAAGTAGGTCGACCTAGGGAGACTGATGGCATCTTATCCCAAGATTTGTTGAAGCGTCAATCTAGTGAAGATCTTGATGGGAGCTTCTACACTGGAGATGATCCTGACAGAAGCTTTTACAATGGGAATGACCTTGATAGAAGCTTCTATAATGGAGATGATCCTGATAGAAGTTTCTATGACAGAGATGGTACTGATTATGTTCATGAAAGTGACGACGAGCCGCCACGGAAGAGGTCTGAAGATATTATACTGTCAAGAGCTCAGAGTGGCTTTGCATGCAGAGAAAGCCTAGTAAAGGAGACTAAAAAAGTATTTCGCTCAGAG GACGAACTTGGTAATAAGATGATCAATCAGTATGTCCACCTGGGCAAGATTGGTGCTGGAAGCTATGGCAAAGTG GTTTTATACAGAAACATAAAAGATGGGAAGCTATATGCAGTGAAG GTATTAAATAAACCTTACATGATGAAAGTACGTGTTGTACGGTCAGAAACAGCTATGTCAGATGTTCTTCGTGAA GTATCCCTCATGAAAATGTTGGATCATCCCAATGTAGTTAATCTCATCGAGGTGATTGATGACCCAAACACAGATAAATTCTACATGG TTCTTGAGTATGTTGAAGGAAAAATGGTCTGTGATAACGGTTTAGGAGAAGCTACTTCCAGAAAATACTTGCGGGACATAATCGCTGGTGTTATATATCTTCACTCTCAT AACATCATTCATGGTGATATTAAACCAGACAATCTCTTGGTCACAAGTACTGGCAACGTGAAGATAGGGGACTTCAGTGTTAGCCAGATTTTTGAG gatgatgatgatttgcTTTGGAGATCTCCAGGCACTCCTGTTTTCACTGCACCAGAGTGCTGTCAAG GTTCTGCGTACCATGGTAGAGCAGCTGATACATGGGCAGTCGGTGTTACTCTATATTGTATGATTACTGGGCACTATCCATTTCTAGGAGATACTTTGCAGGAAACATACGACAAG ATCGTCAATGATCCAGTGGAAATACCTGACGACATGAACCCCCAACTTGCTGATTTACTGCAAAAGATTCTCTGCAAAG ATCCAGGAGATCGTATCACCCTGCTGGCTGCGGCTGAGCATCCTTGGGTTGCAGGGGACGAGGGGCCAGTTCGTGAATACTTTTGTAGATGTGGTTTTGGCCGCAGGAAAAGAATTGATTTTCAGGAAACAGTGCAATAG